A genomic region of Venturia canescens isolate UGA chromosome 9, ASM1945775v1, whole genome shotgun sequence contains the following coding sequences:
- the LOC122416534 gene encoding uncharacterized protein, producing MRTNRDKRREENISGTSQKERTGIEEGNTIDNQTNNKNKITGKTNNVTFTQTPRTPEVPPTSITSSTPTPEGNRGETLAKDNQLNVSEPEISHISNVCLNPNSQRAQGNLSDSSHQINV from the exons ATGCGGACGAACCGAGACAAAAGAAGAGAAGAGAATATCAGCGGAACTTCCCAGAAAGAAAGAACAG GAATCGAAGAGGGAAATACGATTGACAACCAgacaaataacaaaaacaaGATAACGGGCAAGACAAATAATGTGACGTTCACCCAAACACCGAGAACACCTGAAGTTCCCCCTACGAGTATCACGTCATCAACTCCTACTCCCGAGGGAAATCGAGGAGAAACCTTGGCAAAGGACAACCAACTAAACGTTTCCGAACCCGAAATATCGCATATTTCCAATGTCTGTCTGAATCCAAATTCACAAAGGGCTCAAGGTAACCTATCTGACTCCAGCCaccaaataaatgtttaa